A region from the Ammospiza nelsoni isolate bAmmNel1 chromosome 1, bAmmNel1.pri, whole genome shotgun sequence genome encodes:
- the C1H9orf152 gene encoding uncharacterized protein C9orf152 homolog: MKEMSCFCLAFSSLLEQMVKAYKYVTGIFLVTHSSEPQVSDGVKKLTRMDVSMLEEQYDHIKQKQKLQPHIIVYKTGGHESALPESMINPVLINKKVKRSKSCRGDVPVRKVPLETTKGGDSEEDLLWRVHLGRHRLGQALGQGDSWDLSHCHSTPWGFDNQRLISKGNGTLQTEESAGASELAELRQLGSSSALNSLSRENGCNISSSCQKPPLKSPTAALWAHQHISATKGMPVCNKLTFYPFPNRKGPRISEAARRLGLYVSQ, translated from the exons ATGAAGGAAATGTCCTGCTTCTGCTtggctttttcttccttgttgGAACAGATGGTGAAGGCTTACAAATACGTGACTGGTATTTTTTTAGTGACTCATAGCTCAGAGCCACAGGTTTCAGATGGTGTTAAGAAGCTCACCAGGATGGATGTAAGCATGCTTGAGGAGCAGTATGACCATataaaacagaagcaaaaactGCAACCACACATTATTGTATATAAAACAG GTGGACATGAATCTGCTCTGCCAGAATCAATGATCAACCCTGTTCTAATTAACAAGAAAGTTAAAAGATCAAAGTCATGTAGAGGAGACGTCCCTGTCAGAAAGGTCCCACTGGAGACAACCAAGGGTGGCGACTCAGAAGAGGATTTGCTGTGGCGCGTCCACCTGGGCAGGCACCGCCTGGGGCAGGCCCTGGGACAAGGAGATTCCTGGGATCtctcccactgccacagcacACCATGGGGTTTTGACAACCAGAGACTGATTTCAAAGGGAAATGGCACACTGCAGACCGAGGAATCAGCAGGAGCAAGTGAACTGGCTGAGCTCAGGCAGCTGGGAAGCTCAAGTGCATTGAACAGTCTCAGCAGAGAGAACGGCTGCAACATTTCAAGCTCCTGCCAAAAGCCTCCTCTGAAATCACCCACTGCAGCACTTTGGGCACATCAGCACATTTCTGCTACAAAAGGCATGCCAGTCTGCAACAAACTGACCTTTTACCCTTTCCCAAATAGGAAAGGGCCCAGAATTTCTGAAGCTGCAAGGAGGCTTGGGTTGTATGTCTCACAATGA